A segment of the Candidatus Zixiibacteriota bacterium genome:
TTTGATTATTCATTTATTTTATATTCGGAATTAAATGAGCGGAAGCAAGCTCCCGACGAGATCATCCTTATGGATCGCATGGGCGTTCTGGCTGATTTATTTTACGGCGCGAATATTGCCTTTGTGGGAGGAACTCTGGCGGATATCGGCGGTCACAATATAATGGAGCCGGTTTTGGCCGGCACGCCGGTTTTATTTGGGCCGTCACTTAACAACGTCCGCGACGCATCCGAGCAAATCCTGGCCAATAATTGGGGCGCGATGATAAGGAATGGTGAAAACCTTACGGAGATGCTGGAGCAGTTCGTAAATGGTAACCTGAAATTCGAGAAGTATGCGGCAAATAATAAATCAGTAGCCGATATGACCGCCGAAATTATTGTCAGGGAATTCGGGTTATGAAAAGGTTCTGGGAAATTATCATTGATTCTCGAGGAAGCGACCGCTTTTATTGCTTTCCGTTTCTGATTTTATTCAGAATTATTACGCCTATTTATCGGTTTTTCTCCGGGCTTAATTTGAGTAAACGAAAAAAGCGATGCTCACGTGAATGGGAAGCCCGTATTATATCGGTGGGGAATATATCCGTCGGCGGAACGGGAAAGACGCCGATTGTCATATGGCTGGCACGATATTTTCTGGAACGAGGCAAAAAAGTCGCTATTGTTCATTCCGGTTACGGGCGTTCATCGGATGATAACATTATAATTGGGCCAGGCGTATCTGACAGGATTAATTATAAGGCTGTCGGGGATGAAACGGCCATGATGGCGACGCATCTACCGGATGCGGGATTTGCCGTCGGCCGGGATAAGAAAAAAATGGTCAGACTGGCCGATGAAAAATTATCGCCCGATATTATCATAATCGATGACGGCTATCAGCGGCTTGATGTTCAAAAAGACCTTGATTTGGTAATTTTACCTGTGGGAATATTCAATAACAATTCGAAAATTGCCAAACGGACTTATCGAATGTTTCCTTCCGGAAGATTGCGTGAACCTCTTGATTCAATATCCCGAGCAGACGGGATAATGTTCGTCCAAAGCGGGGATAAAGATATCGATAATTCCATTCAAAGATATCGAGATTTTAATATCAAAGCTCCCTGCCTGATTTGGGAATTTTCACTGGAAGGCGTAACGCTTGATAATCGACAAGTAACGTTATCAGAGTTAAAAAATCGCAAGCCGTTTTTATTTGCCGGAATCGGTTCATTTTCTCGCCTGATTACGATGCTTGCGGAGTGCGAAGTCGAATTGGCGGGCTCGTATAGTTTTGGTGATCATTACAACTATGATAAATTGGATTTCTCTCATCTCCGGGATTTATCCAATAGTTGCGGGGCCGACTGCTATTTGACAACCGCCAAAGACATGGTTAAATTACCGCTTGAAGGTCTTGATAATCCGATTTATACGCTGGCTCTTAACGTAGAACCGGCTGACGAGGCGATTCTGAACAATATTCTAAGTAGAGTGGACAATGAAAAATGAATATGATTTTCTCATTATAGGTTCCGGAATCGCGGGATTGTCATTCGCGTTGAAAGTGGCCGATTATGGCAGCGTCGCGATTATTACCAAAAAGGAAGAAACGGAATCGAATACCAACTATGCCCAGGGGGGAATTGCTTCGGTTATGTCTCCCCATGACAGCTTTGAATCGCATCTGGCCGATACTCTAACAGCCGGGGCCGGGCTATGTAAAGAGGAAGTCGTTGAAACGATTATCAAGGCCGGCCCGGCCTGCGTTGAGCGATTAAAAGAGATTGGCGTCAAATTCACCCGAAACCGAGTCGGAGATCGCTTTTCTCTGGGGCGCGAAGGAGGGCATTCTCATAAACGAGTCGTCCACGCCGATGATCTGACCGGTCGGGAAATTGAGAGAGCCCTGGTGACGGCCTGCCACGAGCATAAAAACATATCCCTGTTTTCCAATCATATCGCCGTCGATTTGATAGCATTTGAATTTCAAGGGAAAACAATTTGCGGCGGAGCTTATGTATTTAATCCTCATAATCAAGATCGGATAACCATCCGTTCGGCAATTACAATGCTTGCCGCCGGCGGAAGCGGGCAGGTTTATCGGCATACCACCAATCCCCGTATTGCCACCGGCGATGGCGTTGCCATGGCGTTTCGGGCCGGAGCCGACGTTGCCAATATGGAATTTATTCAGTTTCATCCCACGACGCTATCGGTCATCGGTAAAAGGACTTTTTTGATTTCCGAGGCAGTTCGGGGCGAGGGCGCCGTTTTGCGTACCAGCGACGGTGAGGCATTCATGGAAAAATATCATCCCATGAAGGACTTAGCGCCCAGGGATATTGTCGCGCGCGCAATAGATACCGAATTGAAGCAATCGGGACAGGATAATGTCTGGCTGGATTTAAGGCATATTTCGTCCGAACACATAAAAACTCGATTCCCCAATATTTATATACACTGCCTCGAAGAAGGCATCGATATTACCCGTGATTTAATCTCGGTTGTTCCGGCCGCGCATTATCTTTGCGGTGGAGTCGTGGCCGATATCCGCGGGCGGACTGGGATCGATCGATTATTCGCATGTGGTGAAACTGCCTGTACCGGAATGCATGGCGCCAATCGTCTGGCCTCTAATTCGCTTCTGGAAGCGGTCGCTACCGCCGAAATGGCCGCCGATCAGGCAGTGACGGATTTCAAATCATCCGAATTACCCGAACCGCCTAAATTAGTTTTCCCTCATCCCGGACAACCGAAAGCTCCTCGCGAACGAGTCATTTTGATGCATAACCGACGCGAACTTAAACGAATCTTGTGGGATTGTGTTGGCATCGTCCGCAGTTCATATCTTCTCGAAGAAGCCGCCGAGCGTATGGCGGTAGTCAGAACCAGCGTCAGCCGCTATTTTCAATCGCATTCATTATCATATCCGAGTATTGAACTGCGAAACATGGCTCTGATCGCTTGTCTTATAATCGAAGGAGCGAGTATGCGCAAGGAATCGCGCGGTCTGCATTATACGACAGATTATCCCGATATGGACGATGCCAATTGGAAGAAGGATACGGTCTTAAACAAAAAAGGGACGTGCCGATGGATCGACAGCATGAACTGATACTGATTTTAGATTTTGGTTCTCAATATACACAGCTTATCGCCCGACGTGTGCGGGAACAAAATGTCTATTGCGAAATTGTGCCATTTAACGCCGATTTATTAAAGTATGATGAGGCAAACCTAAAAGGATATATCCTTTCCGGCGGTCCGGCTTCGGTTCTCGACAATGACGCTCCCCGATTGCCTGCTTCATTTTTTGATTGTGATCTTCCGATTCTCGGCATCTGTTACGGACTGCATCTCATGGCCTTTAGGTTGGGCGGCGAATTATCCCGGGCCCAAAAGCGCGAATATGGTCGGGCTATGATTGACATCAAAAACGGCAGCGCGTTTTTGAAAGATGTGAATTCTCCCAGCCAGGTATGGATGAGCCACGGCGATTCTCTAACAAAGATGCCTGACGGATTTCAGATTCTGGCTTCGACATCGGATATCCCGTATGCCGCTGTCGCCAACGAAGCAAGAAGGTTTTATGGCGTCCAGTTTCATCCCGAAGTCAAACACACTGATGAGGGCGCAAAAATAATTAAGAATTTCCTGTTTGATATATGCGGCGTATCCGGCGACTGGACGACCGAATCATTTATTGAATCATCGGTTAAATCGCTGCGTGCAACAATCGGCGATGACAAAGTTATTCTGGGAATCTCCGGCGGTGTGGATTCGACCGTTACGGCGGCGCTTTTGCAAAAAGCAGTCGGGAATCAAATGACGGCGATTTTCGTCAATAACGGCCTTCTGCGCAAGGATGAATATGAAGATGTCATCGAATCATATAAGTCAATGGGGATAAATCTCAAATCGATGGACGCCTCGAAAAAATTTCTTGATAATTTGTCCGGTGTAGTCGATCCCGAAAAGAAACGCAAAATTATCGGGGAGACGTTTATCGAAGTCTTCGAAGATGCCGCTCGCGACGATGGTGATGCGAAGTATCTCGCCCAGGGGACACTTTATCCCGATGTAATCGAGTCGGTCAGCTTCAAAGGCCCGTCGGCGACGATTAAATCGCATCATAACGTCGGGGGACTTCCCGAAAAGATGAATCTCAAAATCATCGAGCCGCTGCGGGAACTGTTCAAAGACGAGGTGCGTGCGCTGGGCCGCAAACTCGATCTTGCTCAGCAACTAATCGGGCGGCATCCGTTTCCAGGGCCGGGTCTGGCGGTTCGCATTCTCGGCGATATTACTGAAGAACGGTTGACTGTCTTGCGCGAAGCCGACGTGATTTATATATCGGAGCTTAAGGCGACCGGTCAGTATGATAAAATCTGGCAGGCGTTCGCGGTACTTCTTCCGGTGCAGTCGGTCGGCGTCATGGGCGATGAACGGACTTATGAAAACACGATCGCTCTTCGCGCGGTGACTTCCACCGATGGTATGACGGCTGACTGGGCGCATATTCCCAATGATATTCTGGCTCGCATTTCAAATCGTATCATCAATGAAGTCAAAGGCGTCAACCGCGTCTGCTACGATATTTCCTCCAAACCCCCGGCCACAATAGAGTGGGAGTAGCGCAGGCAAAGGCCTGTTTTTGTGCTGTCACGCGGTCAATTCGATTTTTTCAATAGTTATCCACATTTTCATTTTTGAAAATTCCTTGTAATTTATTGTTGTGTATTTGGTTGCGGGGAATTGGGTTCGTTTTGTCCTTTTCGCAGGCGGGGGTCTGTTTTCTGCTGTCGGGGATGTCATGGCTGTCGCGCGGTCTATCTGGTTTTGTTGCCAATTGATATATTTGACAGGATCGCAGAGTTTATATGCTATGGTACTATTGTGAAAATGGGTTTGTTTCCTCAGATTAACGTTTTTGGTCATATCAACTCGGTGGTGATTCTTAACAGGCGTATGCCTTTCCCACGATGGATTTTCCCCTACCAGGCCCCCGCCTGTCTTGAGAGGGCAGGCTCGCCTGGTTGTGCCCAGCGTAACCGGACGGGGTGTGTTTAGTTTATTTGCCTGTTCCATCTTACTAATGCGGATTGTTTCGGAAACAACGGGGAACTTAATGAATAATTGTTGACAAATCTGGCGATAATCTGTATTTTATTCATGATTGCTACTCTTCTTGTGTGATTGCAGCGGCAAATGTATAATACTTATTGATTAGCCATAAATATTTAAAGGGCGTAAGTATGCGTCTGGTCATAAGTTCATTTATAGCAGTTTTGGTGTCTTTTTTATTTAATTATTCGATAGTTTCCGCCCAAACCTGGGAGCAAACTAATGGGCCGTATGGGGGATACGTGAGCTGTTTGGCCACTAACTCCTCCGGTGACGTTTTTGCCATTGTAAATGGTGATGTATTTCGTTCTATGGACAATGGCGATAATTGGACACAGATTAATAATAATCAACCACCTAATGACGTTTTAGTTCTTGCCATCAACTCCTCCGATGACGTTTTTGCCGGAACTGAGGGTGGTGTTTATCGTTCCACTGACAATGGTGATAATTGGACAATAACTGGGCTGACAGATAAAAGTGTACAGGCTCTGGCCATCAACTCTTCCGATGAAGTTTTTGCCGTGACTCATGACCATGAATTAAATGGTGTTTATCGTTCCACAGATAATGGCGATAATTGGACACAAATCAACAGCGGACTGACAGATCTACATAAATACGCTTTGGCCATCAACTCCTCCGATGACGTTTTTGCCGGAACCGGTGGTGGTGGTGTTTTTCGTTCTACGGACAATGGCGATAATTGGACACAAATCAACAACGGGTTGACATATACTTCTGTACGTGCTCTGGCCATAAACTCCTCCGGTGACGTTTTTGCGGGGACTTATGGTGGTGGTGTTTATCGTTCTACGGACAATGGCGATAATTGGACCCAAATCAACAATGGGCTGACACATAAATGGGTCTACTCTCTGGCCATTAATTCATCCGGTGATATTTTTGCCGGTACTTATGGTGGTGGTGTTCATCGTTCTACGGACAATGGCGATAATTGGACACAAATCAACAATGGGCTGATGAATAAAGAGGTACTGGCTCTGGCCATCAACTCAACCGGTGATATTTTTGCCGGGATTCGTGGTTATGGTATTTATCGTTCCACTGATAACGGCGATAATTGGATACAAATCAACAATGGGCTGAGGAGAATTTATATACTGTCTCTGGCCATCAACTCCTCCAGTGATATTTTCGCCGGGACTTTTGAAGGTGTTTATCGTTCTACGGACAATGGCGATAAATGGACACAGACCAACTTTGGGCCGGCATATACTTCGGTATATGCTCTGGCCATTGACTCCTCCGGTAGCATTTTTGCTGGGACTCATGTATGGGGTGTTTTCCGTTCTACTAACAATGGCGATAGTTGGACACAAATCAATAATGGGCTGACAAATCTTTTTGTAGAGGCTCTGGCCATCAACTCAACCGGTGACGTTTTTGTCGGGACTTGGGGTGGTGCTTATCGTTCTACAGACAATGGCGATAATTGGGATCAAATTAGCAATGGCTTGCCACATTCTCAGATACTCTCTCTGGCCATCAACTCCTCCGGTGACGTTTTTGCCGGGATTTATGGTTATGGTATTTATCGTTCTACTGACAATGGCTATAATTGGACAATAACTGGGCCGACAATTGCAAGGGTAGAAGCTCTGGCCATCAACTCCACCGGTGACATTTTTGCCGGGACTAATTTCGGTGGTGCTTATCGTTCTACAGACAATGGCGATAATTGGGATCAAATTAGCAATGGCTTGACACATTCTCATATCCTCTCTCTGGCCATTAACTCTTCCGGTGATGCTTTTGCCGGGCTTGGTGGTGGTGGTGTTTATCGTTCTACTGACAATGGCGATAATTGGACAATAACTGGGCTGATAATTGAAAGGGTAGAAGCTCTGGCCATCAACTCCATCGGTGATGTTTTTGCCGGGACTCATTATGGTGTTTATCGAAGGATTTGTTTATCGGATATTGATGCCGACGGCTTTTGCGACGAGACTGATAACTGCCCTTACATACCTAACGTGGTACAAGAAGATAGTGATGGCGATAATGTTGGCGATAGTTGCGATAATTGTATTAACACCTATAATCCCGATCAATCCGACAATGATGGTGATGGGAGTGGTGACGCTTGTGATGATGACGATGATAATGATGGCGTAAATGATGTAGAAGATAATTGTATTAGCACCTATAATCCCGATCAAGCTGACAATGATGATGATGGGGATGGTGACGCTTGTGATGATGACGACGACAATGACGGCGTAAATGATGTAGAAGATAATTGCCCCTACATTTATAATCCTGATCAAACTGATACAGATCAAAATGGTGTTGGAGATGTTTGTGATTTCATCTGTGGAGACGCCAATGGTGATGGATCTTTCAATTTAGGGGATGCCGTATTCTTAGGGAATTATATATTCGGAGGCGGTTCCCCTCCTGATCCTATGGGAGAAGGCGATGCCAGTAACGACGGAATTATTAACATTGGTGACCCCGTATATATTTGGAACTTTGTGTTTAGGGGAGGACCGGAACCTTGTACTCAATCTTTTGGCTACACTTCTGATCCGGGAATCCCGGATACTGTAAGAATTGAGTCAATTACAATTCCTTCCGGAAGTGCGGAGTCCTTTGCGGTTGAGATATATCTTTATAACGATGAAGAATTAGGAGGTCTTGGCTTACCAATCACATGGAGTTCATCTGAGGTATTTTGTGATTCCATTTCATTTATTGGATCGCGTGATGAATCAGGCTCAGCGAATTTATATGAAGTTGATAATCCTGTGCAAAAGCTCCAGGTCGGTAGGGTGTTTATCTCAGACCCACTTCCCCCTAGTTCCGGGAATATCTGTACAATGTACTTTTCAGCTTCTGCGGCAACACCTGGCCAGGTAATAAATTTTGATTCTACCTCATTTTCTGTGCATTCTCCTTTTGTTCTTGCGCTTATAGATGGGCATATCATAGTCCCCCAATTTGAAGCGGGAAGTATTGAGATTGAAAGAGACTCTGAGGATTATGATAATGATGGCATAACCAACGATGTTGATAATTGCCCCTATGAAGCCAACCCACTGCAGGAAGATTCCAATGGGGATGATATTGGAGACGCCTGCACTTTTGCCGAAACGACGACGGATGGTCAGAATGTTGAGATCAGCCTTGGAGATGACGTAGATATCACATTTGGTGATGTCTCTAATTCCGGGACAACCGAAATGACAATAACAGCCACAGGTCCCGTTGGTCCATCTTCTTATCAGATTGTTCCGGTCAATGTGCCAACGTATTACAACTTAACTACTACAGCAACTTACAATGGGGATATTGAAGTATGTATTAGTTATGATGATTTCGGTATGACTCTCGAAGAGGAACAGGCGTTGCAGTTATTGCATTATGATGGATTTGAATGGGTTGATATCACAACTTCTCGCGATGACGTTTTAAATATCATATGCGGCCTCACTACTTCATTATCACCTTTTATAATCGCGTTACCTATTTCTTATACGTGCGGAGACGCCAACGGAGACGGGAATGTTAATGTCGGTGACGCAGTTTATATCATCAATCATGTCTTCAAAGGAGGCCCGGCACCAGATCCGATTGAAGCTTGCGATTCCAACTGCGATGACCAATGCAACGTGGGAGATGCTGTCTATCTAATAAATCATGTATTCAGAGGTGGCCCCGAGCCGTGCGCGGGGTGTAAGTAAGGATCAAATTGGGGCCGGCAGCCCAATTTGCCCTGTGGCCCGTCCGAAAAATAAGCGTAGCGATTTTTCGAGTGGATTCCCGCAGGGGGCTTAACTTCAAGCCATTCCTGTCCACTTTAGGCTGAAACGACACAGGCTGTTGTAAAAGATTTTCTTTTCTCCCTATATACTGCGTTAAAAAGTTGCCCAAGACAATTGTGACCATGATTGTGAGTGCTGGTTCGAGAAAACCTCAGGGTATCCCAAAGAGATACAATAGGTTACAGGAATCCGTGCCTCGGTTAAAGACCTTCGAAATTTTTTTAAGGCGGGCGGGATAAGGGGCTCCGTATTTCATATGATTTTATTGTGCAGCTACCTGCGCGTAATACGATCCCTCTGAGTGAGGTCGGATGCCGTATTTCAATTGCTACTTTTAGTATTGACACAATACTCGATTATGCTATATTGAAAAAGAGTCAGTTTACAGCACAGGAAATTCATTTCAAAATTAGATCGTACTCTTACCGTGCAATCAAAGGGGAAGGCATGAATAGTCTGCTTATCCATCCAGACATAGTATTCCGGAGAAAATACGCTGAAGCTACCATATTCCCGGTCATTGTATTCGTATTTGCCCTATGCTCAACAATTAGTGCCCAGACCTGGGAGCAGACTAATGGGCCGTATGGAGGATTGATAAAATCAATGGCTG
Coding sequences within it:
- the lpxK gene encoding tetraacyldisaccharide 4'-kinase, with the protein product MKRFWEIIIDSRGSDRFYCFPFLILFRIITPIYRFFSGLNLSKRKKRCSREWEARIISVGNISVGGTGKTPIVIWLARYFLERGKKVAIVHSGYGRSSDDNIIIGPGVSDRINYKAVGDETAMMATHLPDAGFAVGRDKKKMVRLADEKLSPDIIIIDDGYQRLDVQKDLDLVILPVGIFNNNSKIAKRTYRMFPSGRLREPLDSISRADGIMFVQSGDKDIDNSIQRYRDFNIKAPCLIWEFSLEGVTLDNRQVTLSELKNRKPFLFAGIGSFSRLITMLAECEVELAGSYSFGDHYNYDKLDFSHLRDLSNSCGADCYLTTAKDMVKLPLEGLDNPIYTLALNVEPADEAILNNILSRVDNEK
- the nadB gene encoding L-aspartate oxidase; this translates as MKNEYDFLIIGSGIAGLSFALKVADYGSVAIITKKEETESNTNYAQGGIASVMSPHDSFESHLADTLTAGAGLCKEEVVETIIKAGPACVERLKEIGVKFTRNRVGDRFSLGREGGHSHKRVVHADDLTGREIERALVTACHEHKNISLFSNHIAVDLIAFEFQGKTICGGAYVFNPHNQDRITIRSAITMLAAGGSGQVYRHTTNPRIATGDGVAMAFRAGADVANMEFIQFHPTTLSVIGKRTFLISEAVRGEGAVLRTSDGEAFMEKYHPMKDLAPRDIVARAIDTELKQSGQDNVWLDLRHISSEHIKTRFPNIYIHCLEEGIDITRDLISVVPAAHYLCGGVVADIRGRTGIDRLFACGETACTGMHGANRLASNSLLEAVATAEMAADQAVTDFKSSELPEPPKLVFPHPGQPKAPRERVILMHNRRELKRILWDCVGIVRSSYLLEEAAERMAVVRTSVSRYFQSHSLSYPSIELRNMALIACLIIEGASMRKESRGLHYTTDYPDMDDANWKKDTVLNKKGTCRWIDSMN
- the guaA gene encoding glutamine-hydrolyzing GMP synthase, producing the protein MDRQHELILILDFGSQYTQLIARRVREQNVYCEIVPFNADLLKYDEANLKGYILSGGPASVLDNDAPRLPASFFDCDLPILGICYGLHLMAFRLGGELSRAQKREYGRAMIDIKNGSAFLKDVNSPSQVWMSHGDSLTKMPDGFQILASTSDIPYAAVANEARRFYGVQFHPEVKHTDEGAKIIKNFLFDICGVSGDWTTESFIESSVKSLRATIGDDKVILGISGGVDSTVTAALLQKAVGNQMTAIFVNNGLLRKDEYEDVIESYKSMGINLKSMDASKKFLDNLSGVVDPEKKRKIIGETFIEVFEDAARDDGDAKYLAQGTLYPDVIESVSFKGPSATIKSHHNVGGLPEKMNLKIIEPLRELFKDEVRALGRKLDLAQQLIGRHPFPGPGLAVRILGDITEERLTVLREADVIYISELKATGQYDKIWQAFAVLLPVQSVGVMGDERTYENTIALRAVTSTDGMTADWAHIPNDILARISNRIINEVKGVNRVCYDISSKPPATIEWE
- a CDS encoding thrombospondin type 3 repeat-containing protein; amino-acid sequence: MRLVISSFIAVLVSFLFNYSIVSAQTWEQTNGPYGGYVSCLATNSSGDVFAIVNGDVFRSMDNGDNWTQINNNQPPNDVLVLAINSSDDVFAGTEGGVYRSTDNGDNWTITGLTDKSVQALAINSSDEVFAVTHDHELNGVYRSTDNGDNWTQINSGLTDLHKYALAINSSDDVFAGTGGGGVFRSTDNGDNWTQINNGLTYTSVRALAINSSGDVFAGTYGGGVYRSTDNGDNWTQINNGLTHKWVYSLAINSSGDIFAGTYGGGVHRSTDNGDNWTQINNGLMNKEVLALAINSTGDIFAGIRGYGIYRSTDNGDNWIQINNGLRRIYILSLAINSSSDIFAGTFEGVYRSTDNGDKWTQTNFGPAYTSVYALAIDSSGSIFAGTHVWGVFRSTNNGDSWTQINNGLTNLFVEALAINSTGDVFVGTWGGAYRSTDNGDNWDQISNGLPHSQILSLAINSSGDVFAGIYGYGIYRSTDNGYNWTITGPTIARVEALAINSTGDIFAGTNFGGAYRSTDNGDNWDQISNGLTHSHILSLAINSSGDAFAGLGGGGVYRSTDNGDNWTITGLIIERVEALAINSIGDVFAGTHYGVYRRICLSDIDADGFCDETDNCPYIPNVVQEDSDGDNVGDSCDNCINTYNPDQSDNDGDGSGDACDDDDDNDGVNDVEDNCISTYNPDQADNDDDGDGDACDDDDDNDGVNDVEDNCPYIYNPDQTDTDQNGVGDVCDFICGDANGDGSFNLGDAVFLGNYIFGGGSPPDPMGEGDASNDGIINIGDPVYIWNFVFRGGPEPCTQSFGYTSDPGIPDTVRIESITIPSGSAESFAVEIYLYNDEELGGLGLPITWSSSEVFCDSISFIGSRDESGSANLYEVDNPVQKLQVGRVFISDPLPPSSGNICTMYFSASAATPGQVINFDSTSFSVHSPFVLALIDGHIIVPQFEAGSIEIERDSEDYDNDGITNDVDNCPYEANPLQEDSNGDDIGDACTFAETTTDGQNVEISLGDDVDITFGDVSNSGTTEMTITATGPVGPSSYQIVPVNVPTYYNLTTTATYNGDIEVCISYDDFGMTLEEEQALQLLHYDGFEWVDITTSRDDVLNIICGLTTSLSPFIIALPISYTCGDANGDGNVNVGDAVYIINHVFKGGPAPDPIEACDSNCDDQCNVGDAVYLINHVFRGGPEPCAGCK